One Amorphoplanes digitatis genomic window carries:
- a CDS encoding HAD family hydrolase encodes MKTVRSLQRQPARALLIDLDGVLRRWDPEVPATVERTYGLEPGALLGTAMAWELLRPAVSGEITDAEWMHLVASRLPLPEADAQAAVTEWQRHRGTVDPEALAFVREVRAAGLPVGLATNATDLLRGDLDRLALTGEFDAIVSSWELKIHKPAPEYFDQACAALGVESPWVLFVDDDDRAVRGARARKMPAYRWSGAHDLPYLRKALAIAT; translated from the coding sequence GTGAAGACCGTCCGCTCCCTACAGCGGCAGCCCGCGCGGGCGCTGCTCATCGACCTCGACGGCGTGCTGCGCCGGTGGGACCCCGAGGTGCCCGCGACGGTCGAGCGGACGTACGGCCTGGAGCCCGGCGCGCTGCTGGGCACGGCCATGGCCTGGGAACTGCTGCGGCCCGCGGTGTCCGGCGAGATCACCGACGCGGAGTGGATGCACCTGGTCGCGTCCCGCCTGCCGCTGCCGGAGGCGGACGCGCAGGCGGCGGTGACCGAGTGGCAGCGGCACCGCGGCACCGTCGACCCCGAGGCGCTCGCGTTCGTGCGCGAGGTGCGGGCCGCCGGGCTCCCGGTCGGCCTGGCCACCAACGCCACCGACCTGCTCCGCGGCGACCTCGACCGGCTCGCCCTGACCGGCGAGTTCGACGCGATCGTCAGCTCCTGGGAGCTGAAGATCCACAAGCCGGCCCCGGAATACTTCGACCAGGCCTGCGCGGCGCTCGGCGTCGAGTCGCCCTGGGTGCTCTTCGTCGACGACGACGACCGCGCGGTCCGCGGCGCCCGCGCGCGGAAGATGCCCGCCTACCGCTGGTCCGGCGCACACGACCTGCCCTACCTCCGCAAGGCCCTCGCGATCGCGACCTGA
- the smc gene encoding chromosome segregation protein SMC, giving the protein MHLKSLTVKGFKSFASATTLRLEPGITCVVGPNGSGKSNVVDAIAWVLGEQGAKALRGGKMEDVIFAGTAGRAPLGRAEVTLTIDNGDGALPIDYTEVSITRRMFRSGESEYEINGSSCRLLDIQELLSDSGIGREMHIIVGQGRLDAMLHAKPEDRRAFIEEAAGVLKHRKRKEKAIRKLDAMQTNLNRLNDLTAELRRQLKPLGKQAEVARRAAGIQSDLRDARLRLLADDLHTLRTTLDKEIADESAMRDRRAQVEEENREVQRWLADLEAAHAEDAPLLAAAQDTWYKLSALQERFRSTEQLASERLRHLAAAPDDERPGRDPDQLVAEAERVREQEEELREALTEDQMRLAEAVEHRQELERQLLQAEGALRAAAKAIADRREGLAKLTGNVNAARARTGSAAEEIERLAVAHNDALMRAEAAQTEVDAVAAESTEADRDNAELDERHAEAVAAHDRAAAVVKELSDAERTAEKDAASWKAREEALALGLKRKDGAGALLGKAGQVPGLLGSLASMLTVRPGHEAALAAALGALADAVALSGIDEAVEAMRTLKIADAGRAALIVGGPAAPGMRGSLDSLRPELPADAIWAPDVIGCPDTIRPALNRALRDVVLVPDLAAATRLVAQNAELRAVTPDGDVLGAHAAAGGSGKATSYIEVQAAVDEARANRETAEQSIGELKSQLADARAEVAEHKEAVNVAAAAKRAAEGERNAAARRLAELGAAARSAKAESERLGASRQKAEGNRDRDLAGLAELEERLRLAEATPIDEEPSTEERDTLSALVPQARQNEMEVRLAVRTAEERVSSIAGRADSLMRQANAERQARERAAARRAARARGAEIAKAVALGAAAAMARVAVSLAAALEARDELARARTAREAQLQEVRASAKRLIAELERLTSEVHRDEVARAEQRMRIEQLEAKAAEDFSLDVDTLVAEYGPDQLVPPTQAEVALAEKDGKDTPEPVPFHRPTQEKRANKAERDLALLGKVNPLALEEFAALEERFKFLSDQLEDLKATRKDLLTVVKDVDDRILEVFTSAFEDTAREFQTVFQVLFPGGEGRLVLTDPEDMLTTGVEVEARPPGKKIKRLSLLSGGERSLTAVAMLCAIFRARPSPFYIMDEVEAALDDVNLGRLITLFRQLREKSQLLIITHQKRTMEVADALYGVTMRAGVTQVISQRLNREPED; this is encoded by the coding sequence GTGCACCTCAAGAGCCTGACGGTCAAGGGCTTCAAGTCCTTCGCCTCCGCTACGACGCTGCGGCTGGAGCCGGGCATCACCTGTGTGGTGGGTCCGAACGGCTCCGGCAAGTCCAACGTCGTCGACGCCATCGCATGGGTCCTCGGCGAGCAGGGCGCCAAGGCGCTGCGCGGCGGCAAGATGGAGGACGTCATCTTCGCCGGCACCGCCGGCCGCGCCCCGCTCGGCCGCGCCGAGGTGACCCTCACGATCGACAACGGCGACGGCGCCCTGCCCATCGACTACACCGAGGTGTCGATCACCCGCCGGATGTTCCGCTCCGGCGAGAGTGAATACGAGATCAACGGCAGCTCCTGCCGCCTGCTCGACATCCAGGAACTGCTCAGCGACTCCGGCATCGGCCGGGAGATGCACATCATCGTCGGCCAGGGCCGGCTCGACGCGATGCTGCACGCCAAGCCCGAGGACCGCCGCGCCTTCATCGAGGAGGCCGCCGGCGTCCTCAAGCATCGCAAGCGCAAAGAGAAGGCGATCCGCAAGCTCGACGCGATGCAGACCAACCTGAACCGGCTCAACGACCTCACCGCCGAGCTGCGCCGCCAGCTCAAGCCGCTGGGCAAGCAGGCCGAGGTCGCCCGCCGCGCGGCCGGCATCCAGTCCGACCTGCGCGACGCCCGGCTGCGGCTGCTCGCCGACGACCTGCACACCCTGCGGACGACCCTGGACAAGGAGATCGCCGACGAGTCGGCGATGCGCGACCGCAGAGCGCAGGTCGAGGAGGAGAACCGCGAGGTACAGCGCTGGCTCGCCGACCTCGAGGCCGCGCACGCGGAGGACGCGCCGCTGCTCGCGGCCGCGCAGGACACCTGGTACAAGCTCTCCGCGCTACAGGAACGCTTCCGCTCGACCGAGCAGCTGGCCAGCGAGCGGCTGCGCCACCTCGCCGCGGCGCCGGACGACGAGCGCCCGGGCCGCGACCCCGACCAGCTGGTCGCCGAGGCCGAGCGGGTCCGCGAGCAGGAGGAGGAGCTGCGCGAGGCCCTTACCGAGGACCAGATGCGCCTGGCCGAGGCCGTCGAGCACCGCCAGGAGCTGGAGCGCCAGCTGTTGCAGGCCGAGGGCGCCCTGCGCGCGGCCGCCAAGGCGATCGCGGACCGCCGCGAGGGCCTGGCCAAGCTCACCGGCAACGTGAACGCCGCACGCGCGCGTACCGGGAGCGCCGCCGAGGAGATCGAGCGGCTCGCCGTCGCGCACAACGACGCGCTCATGCGGGCCGAGGCCGCGCAGACCGAGGTCGACGCGGTCGCCGCGGAGTCCACCGAGGCCGATCGCGACAACGCCGAGCTGGACGAGCGCCACGCCGAGGCCGTCGCCGCGCACGACCGGGCCGCCGCCGTCGTCAAGGAGCTGTCCGACGCCGAGCGCACGGCAGAGAAGGACGCCGCGAGCTGGAAGGCCCGCGAGGAGGCGCTCGCACTCGGCCTCAAGCGCAAGGACGGCGCCGGCGCCCTGCTCGGCAAGGCCGGCCAGGTGCCCGGCCTGCTCGGCAGCCTCGCCTCGATGCTCACCGTCCGGCCCGGGCACGAGGCGGCCCTCGCGGCCGCCCTTGGCGCGCTCGCCGACGCGGTCGCGCTCTCCGGGATCGACGAGGCCGTCGAGGCCATGCGTACGCTCAAGATCGCTGATGCCGGCCGGGCCGCGCTCATCGTCGGCGGCCCCGCCGCGCCGGGCATGCGGGGATCGCTCGACTCCCTGCGGCCGGAGCTGCCCGCGGACGCGATCTGGGCGCCCGACGTCATCGGCTGTCCCGACACGATCCGCCCCGCGCTCAACCGCGCCCTGCGCGACGTCGTCCTGGTGCCCGACCTCGCCGCCGCCACCCGCCTGGTGGCGCAGAACGCCGAGCTGCGCGCGGTCACGCCCGACGGTGACGTGCTCGGCGCGCACGCCGCGGCCGGCGGCTCCGGCAAGGCCACCAGCTACATCGAGGTGCAGGCCGCCGTCGATGAGGCCCGGGCCAACCGGGAGACCGCCGAGCAGTCCATCGGGGAGCTGAAGTCCCAGCTCGCCGACGCCCGCGCCGAGGTGGCCGAGCACAAGGAGGCGGTCAACGTCGCCGCCGCCGCCAAGCGGGCCGCCGAGGGCGAGCGCAATGCCGCCGCCCGCCGGCTCGCCGAGCTCGGCGCCGCCGCCCGCTCGGCCAAGGCCGAGTCGGAGCGCCTCGGCGCGTCGCGGCAGAAGGCCGAGGGCAACCGGGACCGTGACCTGGCCGGGCTCGCCGAGCTGGAGGAGCGGCTGCGGCTCGCCGAGGCCACCCCGATCGACGAGGAACCCTCCACCGAGGAGCGCGACACCCTGTCGGCGCTGGTGCCGCAGGCCCGGCAGAACGAGATGGAGGTCCGGCTCGCCGTGCGCACGGCCGAGGAGCGGGTCTCCTCGATCGCCGGCCGCGCGGACTCTCTGATGCGCCAGGCCAACGCGGAACGCCAGGCCCGCGAGCGCGCCGCGGCCCGCCGCGCGGCCCGCGCCCGCGGCGCCGAGATCGCGAAGGCGGTCGCGCTGGGCGCGGCGGCCGCGATGGCCCGCGTCGCGGTCTCGCTGGCCGCGGCGCTCGAGGCCCGCGACGAGCTGGCCCGGGCGCGGACCGCCCGCGAGGCACAGCTTCAGGAGGTACGCGCGAGCGCGAAGCGCCTGATCGCCGAGCTCGAGCGGCTCACCAGCGAGGTGCACCGCGACGAGGTGGCCCGCGCCGAGCAGCGGATGCGCATCGAGCAGCTCGAGGCGAAGGCCGCCGAGGACTTCTCGCTCGACGTCGACACGCTGGTCGCCGAGTACGGCCCGGACCAGCTCGTCCCGCCGACCCAGGCCGAGGTCGCGCTGGCGGAGAAGGACGGCAAGGACACGCCCGAGCCGGTGCCGTTCCACCGCCCCACCCAGGAGAAGCGGGCCAACAAGGCCGAGCGCGACCTGGCCCTGCTCGGCAAGGTCAACCCGCTCGCGCTGGAGGAGTTCGCCGCCCTGGAGGAGCGCTTCAAATTCCTCTCCGACCAGCTCGAGGACCTCAAGGCGACCCGCAAGGACCTGCTCACCGTCGTCAAGGACGTCGACGACCGGATCCTCGAGGTCTTCACGTCGGCGTTCGAGGACACCGCGCGCGAGTTCCAGACCGTCTTCCAGGTGCTCTTCCCGGGCGGCGAGGGCAGGCTGGTGCTCACCGACCCCGAGGACATGCTGACCACCGGCGTGGAGGTCGAGGCCCGGCCGCCGGGCAAGAAGATCAAGCGTCTGTCGCTGCTCTCCGGCGGCGAGCGTTCGCTGACCGCGGTGGCGATGCTCTGCGCGATCTTCCGGGCCCGTCCCAGCCCCTTCTACATCATGGACGAGGTCGAGGCCGCCCTCGACGACGTCAACCTGGGCCGGTTGATTACCCTCTTCCGGCAGCTGCGGGAGAAGAGCCAGCTGCTCATCATCACGCACCAGAAGCGCACGATGGAGGTCGCCGACGCCCTCTACGGCGTCACCATGCGCGCCGGCGTCACCCAGGTGATCAGCCAGCGGCTGAACCGCGAACCGGAGGACTGA
- a CDS encoding glycosyltransferase, with protein sequence MRICLLTGGGYPFRRDALGGWCRTLVDGLGRFTFELLTVTDREPPGGPAFPLPRHVASAKAYALTRESRRRDSGDDHATAAANLLCRGLLAEPEPELADALFAKGLLGLSVLAESADQPLSGVPLTDVLLDAWRAGRLSASEERLPRLSLRDARTAATLLRNAARALSVPVPAVDLVHCVGGTTPLLAALAGRWRTGIPLLLTEARAPVARPRAGEERLSPAVRTVLRRFRRAVARTGYAEAGLIAPLSAYHHSWALGHGAEPGRLVPVPAGVDPADFPSAPESRTQPAIVWAGNGGPDSGLRPLLDAFTAVAAAVPGTVLHLVGVAPAHEDHCAEQVERTGLGRAIRLHPLPADPSDRYAAGHLVVHVPGPADPPYRLIEAMMSGRAVVGIDVGPVAETLGDAGVLVPAGDPAALAAACVSLLHAPARRRALGDAARRRALAYFTADRVVRVYGALYTDLAGPPLATAYELALAVPAPRVAHPAGLRWLAEAREDR encoded by the coding sequence ATGCGCATCTGTCTGCTCACCGGGGGCGGCTACCCGTTCCGCCGGGACGCCCTCGGCGGGTGGTGCCGGACGCTCGTCGACGGCCTCGGCCGCTTCACCTTCGAGCTGCTGACGGTCACCGACCGTGAGCCGCCGGGCGGGCCCGCCTTCCCGCTCCCCCGGCACGTGGCGTCGGCCAAGGCATACGCACTCACCCGCGAGAGCCGGCGCCGCGACAGCGGCGACGACCACGCCACCGCCGCGGCGAACCTGCTCTGCCGGGGCCTGCTCGCCGAGCCGGAGCCGGAACTGGCCGACGCGCTGTTCGCCAAGGGCCTGCTCGGGCTCTCCGTGCTGGCGGAGTCCGCCGACCAGCCGCTGAGCGGCGTGCCACTGACCGACGTGCTGCTGGACGCCTGGCGGGCCGGGCGGCTGTCGGCGAGCGAGGAGCGGCTGCCCCGGCTGAGCCTGCGGGACGCCCGGACCGCCGCGACCCTGCTGCGCAACGCGGCCCGGGCGCTGTCGGTGCCGGTGCCCGCCGTCGACCTGGTGCACTGCGTCGGCGGGACCACGCCGCTGCTCGCCGCCCTGGCCGGCCGCTGGCGTACCGGCATCCCGCTGCTGCTCACCGAGGCGCGGGCGCCCGTCGCCCGGCCCCGGGCCGGCGAGGAGCGGCTCTCGCCCGCGGTGCGCACGGTGCTGCGCCGGTTCCGCCGGGCGGTCGCCCGCACCGGGTACGCCGAGGCCGGGCTGATCGCGCCGCTGAGCGCGTACCACCACTCGTGGGCGCTCGGGCACGGTGCCGAGCCGGGGCGACTGGTGCCGGTGCCCGCGGGCGTCGACCCGGCCGACTTCCCGTCCGCGCCGGAGTCGCGTACCCAGCCGGCCATCGTCTGGGCCGGCAACGGGGGGCCGGACAGCGGCCTGCGCCCGCTGCTCGACGCGTTCACCGCGGTCGCCGCCGCCGTGCCCGGGACCGTTCTGCACCTGGTCGGCGTCGCGCCCGCACACGAGGACCACTGTGCCGAGCAGGTCGAGCGGACCGGGCTGGGCCGGGCGATCCGACTGCACCCGCTGCCCGCGGACCCGAGCGACCGGTACGCGGCCGGGCACCTCGTGGTGCACGTGCCGGGACCGGCCGACCCGCCGTACCGGCTCATCGAGGCGATGATGTCCGGCCGCGCGGTGGTCGGCATCGACGTCGGCCCGGTCGCGGAGACCCTCGGCGACGCGGGCGTCCTCGTGCCGGCCGGCGACCCGGCCGCGCTCGCCGCCGCCTGCGTGAGCCTGCTGCACGCGCCGGCCCGCCGTCGCGCCCTCGGCGACGCCGCGCGACGCCGGGCGCTCGCCTACTTCACCGCCGACCGGGTCGTGCGGGTGTACGGCGCGCTGTACACCGATCTCGCCGGGCCGCCGCTCGCCACCGCGTACGAGCTGGCCCTGGCCGTCCCCGCGCCGCGGGTGGCGCACCCCGCCGGCCTGCGCTGGCTCGCCGAGGCCCGGGAGGACCGATGA